TGGAAGGGCAAGAGCCTCGGGATTTCTGCCCAAAGCAGAAAAATCTGCTTTGCATTCACTCTCAACCAGTAAGAGCCCCCAGTGACCAAGTGGGCTTAGCCTGAGCCCTGCTGTTGGCAGCGGAGAAGAGCCAGAGGTCTGGGGCCTCTGACAGAAGGGATGCCCCTTGCAGAGTTAGTCTCAACCATCCTGGCAAATCTGGACTCAAATTCTTTGAAATCCCCGCTCTAGAGAAGGGGAAGGGCGGCCTGGCAGTGAGGGTTGGCCCCGGGGGCACGGAGCCGGCTCATCGGAAGCCACCACGGCTCTGATCCCCATCTGCAGGGGGCGATGGGGGGCCGGCCCGTGACTCccaggaggaggggggagggagccCCCCACCCCGTGAGGGCAGAAGCCTGAGgccaggcccaggcccaggcGGGTTTCTGCAGCGTCTGCCAGGAAGCAGGGCTGgtggggcccggccgcggggtgGGTCTGGGGTCTGCTCCGCTTTAACCTAGCGGGCTCTCGGTGGGTgggtgagggggaaggaagaaatgcGTGGGAGACCCTCCCCTGGAGCTCCCCTCGGCTTGGGGCGCATCTCTCCCCGGCCCCCAAACCAAAACGGGCCACGCCAGGGGGCCCCGCTTCCGAGCCAGCCCGCCTGCACGCTTGGGCCGGGGGTCCCCTGGGCTCCCCGCCAGTGTAGATGCTGAAGAGGGAGCTGCCCCCGGGGGCCTGCGCTCCCCCAGCCCCAGCCCTGCAGCGGGAGCCCCCAGTGAAGAGGGGCGGGCGGGCCCGCAGGCCCCCGGGGGCCCCAGCGCTGTCAGGCAGGGCGGGGCCACGTTTGGGGGCGCGGGCCCCGCCTCAGGCTCCCCGCAGCGCGCGGGCTGTCACGGGGGGAGGGGACGCGGCCGCAGCCTCACCTGGCTCGTCTCACCTGGCTCGTTCCGGCCCGGCCCCGCGTCCCGAGTCCCGCGGCGTCTCCCCCGCGGGCTCCGCAGCCGCGGCCGGTGAAGCGCGGGTGAAAGCGACGATTTTCAAACCAGCAGACGCGGCCAATCATGGGAGAGACGGGGGCGGGCCGCCGCCGAGAAGCCGGCCAGTAGTGGCGCGGCGGGCTCCCTCTCGAGCGTCTATTGGCCGACGCGGCTGGCAATCCGAGCTCGGCGGAGGCGGGGCCCTCGCAAAAGCCGCTGGCTTCCGCTTTGAGCGGGCGGGGGCGGCGGCCCGGAAGACTACGAGTCCCGGCGTGGGAGCGGAGCCGGACTTTTGTTTACTTTCCTGCCCTTCATTCATTCGTTCGGTTCTCTGGTCTAGTTCATTGAAAGAATCCTCCCCGGGGCCTGGGACCCGGATGAGTAAAGCGTGGGGCCCTCGAGCCGGCCCAAGgcaaggcggggggggggggggggggggcagaaggggGGTCGGcgaggaaggaaaaggaacagACCGGTGGGCGAGCATGGGCCGCCCAAGGCCGGGGCCCAGAGGAGGCCTGACCCAGGGACTGGACACTAGAAGCACTGGGGCTGAGGCTAGGGCACTAAGTGGGGGGGGGCTCATCAAGCTCATCTAAAGGTAGTGAAATGAGGGCCGGCTGggttcaaaaccggcctcagacacttaataatgacctagctgtgtggccttgggcaagccactcaaccccatttgccttgtaaaaaaaacctaaaaaaaaaaggtagtgaAATGGgcacaaatcctcagcatttatCTCTATATACCTATTGCCAATAAAGTCCAGCATGGAGAGAAATCCATGCAAAGCAACTGCAGAGGGCCGGGCCTCCTGGCCTAGGAATACAATGAGGTTAGGCTGAGccaaagacaattctacccaaatcaaaTCACTTCACAAATTatggagctaggaaaaaaaaaacggTAAAATTCCCTGGAGCAACCAAAGGgcaggaatatcaagggaactgatagaAACACAGAGGAAGTTGGTCtagttgtaccagatctaaaactatattacagTCCAGAGATACATGGCTTGGTAATCTGTTTGACGAATTCTGGAACAAAAACTCCTCACTCAACTGCTGGGAAAACAGTATTACAAAAGCTAGACCTAGACCTGCACCTCACACCCAGTACGAAAATAAGGTGAAAACTGGggacaggatttaggcataaagtaATAGCAGAgataagagaacaagaaatactcttagatctatggaaaggggagaaatttgtgatcaaacaagggatagagaacaaattataaaaaaatggatgattttgactattaaatcggcacaaaaccaatgcagccaagttTAGAAGGtatgcagaaagctggggaaaaaaACTTTCACATCTTGTGTTTCTAATAAAGGAGTCATTCCTGAAATAGAGAATGCAATCAAATTtatatcattccccaattgatagtcaaaggctataaagaggaaatcagattggctaagatgacagaaaaggaaaatgatcaatgagagaaagtggaaaaattgggagattAACTCCACTGTTGAGTGAACTGatctagccattctggagaacaattgaactgtgcctaaagagcaataaaactgatcatacactttgatccagcaatcatatactaggcctatatcccaaaTCATAAACAGGAAAAGTCTCATGTTCAAAAATAGTcactttttgtggtgacaaaaattgaggggatgaggcagctaggtggcacagtggatacagcaccagccctggagacaggagttcaaatccaacctcagacatttaataattacctagctgtgtgaccctgggcaagccacttaaccccatttgcctcgagaac
The Macrotis lagotis isolate mMagLag1 chromosome 3, bilby.v1.9.chrom.fasta, whole genome shotgun sequence genome window above contains:
- the LOC141519411 gene encoding uncharacterized protein LOC141519411, which encodes MLKRELPPGACAPPAPALQREPPVKRGGRARRPPGAPALSGRAGPRLGARAPPQAPRSARAVTGGGDAAAASPGSSHLARSGPAPRPESRGVSPAGSAAAAGEARVKATIFKPADAANHGRDGGGPPPRSRPVVARRAPSRASIGRRGWQSELGGGGALAKAAGFRFERAGAAARKTTSPGVGAEPDFCLLSCPSFIRSVLWSSSLKESSPGPGTRMSKAWGPRAGPRQGAVRGRGVAAQSNQTQADPSLRLWGGGGPPAWDGHRRAGHRRAGREWLLGKA